A stretch of Aythya fuligula isolate bAytFul2 chromosome 1, bAytFul2.pri, whole genome shotgun sequence DNA encodes these proteins:
- the MGAT4C gene encoding alpha-1,3-mannosyl-glycoprotein 4-beta-N-acetylglucosaminyltransferase C isoform X2, which yields MRHNLKYFDKMRCLRKRSAVSFLGVLVICLLLMNLYIEDSYVLEGDKQLIRETATHQLNPERYVHTFKDLSNFSGSINISYRYLAGTPLPRKRYLTIGLSSVKRKKGNYLLETIKSIFEQSSYEELKEIAVVVQLADFDSAWCEGMVQDISQKFAHHIIAGRLIVIHVPEEYYPVLDGLKRNYNDPEDRVKFRSKQNVDYAFLLNFCANLSDYYVMLEDDVRCSKNFLTTVKKVITSREGSYWVTLEFSKLGYIGKLYHSHDLPRLAHFLLMFYQEMPCDWLLIHFRGLLAQKEVIRFKPSLFQHMGYYSSYKGAENKLKDDDFEEESFDIPDNPPANLHTNMNVFENYEASKAYSSIDEYFWGKAPSTGDFYGIVFEKPIKITKIKVVTGTEDRQNDILHHGALEVGEKIIGSKKGRQCTTYLRLGEFKNGNFEMTDVEHKVLFSINCMRILVTKSQKEWLIIRSISIWTSQTSNQ from the exons GAAGGGGACAAGCAATTAATCAGAGAAACAGCCACTCATCAGCTCAATCCAGAGCGCTATGTTCACACTTTTAAAGATTTGTCTAATTTCTCAGGATCTATAAACATTTCCTATCGCTACCTAGCTGGCACGCCTTTGCCAAGAAAAA GGTATCTTACAATTGGGCTATCctctgtgaaaaggaaaaaaggaaactacTTGCTTGAGACCATCAAGTCCATATTTGAGCAGTCAAGTTATGAGGAACTTAAAGAAATTGCAGTGGTAGTGCAGCTTGCAGATTTTGATTCTGCCTGGTGTGAAGGAATGGTCCAggatatttcacagaaatttgCACATCACATAATTGCAGGTAGACTAATAGTTATTCATGTCCCTGAGGAGTATTATCCAGTTCTGGATGGACTCAAGAGAAATTACAATGACCCAGAAGACCGTGTGAAGTTTCGATCCAAACAAAATGTTGATTACGCTTTCCTGCTAAACTTTTGTGCTAACTTGTCTGATTATTATGTGATGCTAGAAGATGATGTTCGCTGCTCAAAGAACTTTTTGACCACTGTTAAGAAAGTAATTACTTCACGAGAAGGATCCTACTGGGTGACTTTGGAATTCTCCAAACTGGGGTATATTGGAAAACTTTACCATTCCCATGACCTTCCACGCCTGGCCcattttttgttaatgttttacCAAGAAATGCCTTGTGATTGGCTGCTGATCCACTTTCGTGGTCTGTTAGCTCAAAAGGAAGTGATACGTTTTAAACCATCACTGTTCCAGCACATGGGATACTACTCATCTTACAAAGGAGCTGAAAACAAGCTGAAAGATGATGATTTTGAAGAGGAATCATTTGATATCCCTGACAACCCACCTGCAAACTTGCACACCAACAtgaatgtatttgaaaactATGAGGCAAGTAAGGCTTACAGCAGCATTGATGAGTACTTCTGGGGCAAAGCTCCTTCTACTGGGGACTTCTACGGGATTGTATTTGAAAAGCCCATTAAAATCACTAAGATTAAAGTTGTCACTGGAACTGAAGATCGgcaaaatgacattttgcatCATGGGGCCCTGGAAGTAGGAGAAAAGATTATAGGGAGTAAAAAAGGGAGGCAATGCACTACTTACTTGAGACTAGGGGAATTCAAAAATGGGAATTTTGAAATGACAGATGTAGAGCACAAAGTTCTGTTCAGTATTAACTGCATGAGAATACTTGTTACCAAAAGTCAAAAAGAGTGGCTAATCATTAGAAGCATTAGCATTTGGACTTCTCAAACATCAAATCAATAA